The Panicum virgatum strain AP13 chromosome 5K, P.virgatum_v5, whole genome shotgun sequence genome has a window encoding:
- the LOC120709722 gene encoding cyclic dof factor 2-like: MAASGGPDRERQTAIRLFGLSLAATAAAATEVSTKLADDVRSNDGIPCLPNKSLNVGASSSGSKNNKEDGLQAISSQHGKMVADSESAKGEDGLQAISSQHEKMEADSKSEEAKNGLQAINSQHGEMEADSKSEEVKTDSDGSGQEKVFKKPDTILPCPRCDSMNTKFCYFNNYNANQPRHYCRACRRYWTDGGTLRNVPVGCKRRNKGPYKRHFAMQSYDYAIAANGSVPATSSSQSRAIMPPVLPGPAKENEAIAASGSEVVLRQSISPVPDAEEQKNNTHVSLGSGDDKGQKPGPSAAVAPGSSENPVLEKVGNYISEYSNGVRVPPPHTQSYPVAVRAYTDFSTDGARGLARSEVSPISLLLSTMSDLGILAPAVPVPQPPMAPLTFPQPQMAPLTFPQPQMAPLTSPQPQMAPLTSPQPQTAPLTFPQPPVAPFCSGIPGWPNGAWSVPRPGSSVSTTPYPPQNSDTTMPNLPQNSLPTMSYPPQNSFAMPYPPQNSVASSGSSSLTLTLGKHPREANSQEEDKPEETFWVPKALRITDPDEAAKSSIWASLGIKPDERLFCKCFQSKNLKNGKAPESPQALQANPAVFSDPSDISGEDTRGFLHL; the protein is encoded by the exons ATGGCCGCGAGTGGCGGCCCGGACCGTGAACGGCAAACCGCCATTCGGCTCTTCGGCCTcagcctcgccgccaccgccgcggccgcaaCCGAG GTTAGCACCAAGTTAGCAGATGATGTAAGAAGCAATGATGGCATACCATGCCTTCCAAACAAGTCATTGAACGTCGGAGCAAGCTCGTCCGGCTCCAAGAACAATAAGGAGGACGGGTTACAAGCTATCAGCAGTCAGCATGGGAAAATGGTTGCAGATTCAGAGTCTGCCAAAGGTGAGGATGGTTTACAAGCTATCAGCAGTCAGCATGAGAAAATGGAAGCTGATTCCAAGTCTGAGGAAGCTAAGAATGGCTTGCAAGCTATCAACAGTCAGCATGGGGAGATGGAAGCTGATTCCAAGTCTGAGGAAGTTAAGACTGATTCTGATGGATCTGGGCAGGAGAAGGTATTCAAGAAGCCAGATACCATTCTTCCCTGTCCTCGCTGCGACAGTATGAACACAAAGTTCTGCTACTTCAACAATTACAACGCGAACCAACCCAGGCACTACTGCCGGGCCTGCAGGAGGTACTGGACTGACGGGGGAACTTTGAGGAATGTCCCTGTCGGCTGCAAGCGCAGAAACAAGGGACCATATAAACGCCATTTTGCCATGCAGTCATATGATTATGCCATAGCTGCTAATGGAAGTGTTCCTGCCACATCTAGCAGCCAATCTCGTGCAATCATGCCACCTGTCCTTCCAGGTCCAGCAAAAGAAAATGAAGCCATTGCAGCTTCTGGATCAGAAGTGGTGCTTCGTCAGTCTATATCTCCAGTACCTGATGCTGAAGAGCAGAAGAACAACACCCATGTTTCCTTGGGCTCTGGTGACGACAAGGGACAAAAACCAGGCCCATCAGCTGCAGTGGCACCTGGTTCCTCAGAAAATCCAGTGCTGGAGAAGGTGGGCAATTACATTTCAGAGTACAGTAATGGCGTGAGAGTGCCTCCTCCCCACACTCAGTCTTACCCTGTTGCTGTCAGGGCATATACTGACTTCTCAACAGATGGTGCTCGAGGGTTGGCACGTAGCGAGGTCAGTCCTATTTCGTTGCTGCTATCAACGATGTCAGACCTAGGGATTCTTGCACCTGCTGTTCCCGTCCCTCAACCTCCAATGGCACCTTTGACCTTCCCTCAACCTCAAATGGCACCTTTAACCTTCCCTCAACCTCAAATGGCACCTTTGACCTCCCCTCAACCTCAAATGGCACCTTTGACCTCCCCTCAACCTCAAACGGCACCTTTGACCTTCCCCCAACCTCCAGTGGCACCTTTCTGCAGCGGCATTCCTGGCTGGCCTAATGGAGCGTGGAGTGTGCCACGGCCTGGAAGTAGTGTCTCTACGACGCCATATCCTCCTCAAAACAGTGACACTACAATGCCAAATCTTCCTCAAAACAGTCTCCCTACAATGTCATATCCTCCTCAAAACAGTTTTGCAATGCCATATCCTCCTCAAAACAGTGTTGCTAGTTCAGGAAGCAGTTCTTTGACTCTGACTTTAGGAAAGCATCCAAGGGAAGCTAATTCGCAGGAAGAAGACAAGCCAGAAGAGACATTCTGGGTCCCTAAAGCGCTCAGAATCACTGACCCGGACGAGGCTGCAAAGAGCTCAATCTGGGCCTCTCTAGGTATCAAGCCTGATGAAAGGCTCTTTTGCAAGTGTTTCCAGTCAAAGAATCTTAAAAATGGCAAGGCACCAGAATCTCCACAGGCTCTGCAGGCCAATCCAGCGGTGTTTTCTGACCCCTCGGACATTTCAGGGGAGGATACCAGAGGATTTCTGCATCTGTGA